A section of the Oryza sativa Japonica Group chromosome 1, ASM3414082v1 genome encodes:
- the LOC4327740 gene encoding uncharacterized protein At3g27210, with translation MGSCASVHKDLGFPKKLFLASSPTKEKKAANGKGGGGGVSVDLKRKEQQQAAAAGVGVRSPGSGSKDEMFFDSRAWLDSDCEDDFYSVNGDFTPSRGSTPNYQPRTQTVMSNVFVPDNVQNSKSPEPSPTGRRKLAELLQEAMQNGSEDSTDASVPDISKNEKQQFQPVSAAVKPVSESSSTCSTEPTPIREAKNRKEKAWYTGRCCLPAFVHTLDLDERRQKMTPGPCAV, from the exons atgggttcTTGCGCTTCGGTTCACAAGGACCTCGGGTTCCCCAAGAAGCTGTTTCTTGCGTCGTCGCCTACCAAGGAGAAGAAGGCCGCGAACGGgaagggtggcggtggcggtgtgtCTGTTGATCTCAAGCGaaaggagcagcagcaggcggcggcggcaggggttGGCGTCAGGAGCCCCGGTTCTG GTAGCAAGGATGAAATGTTCTTTGACTCGCGGGCATGGTTAGATTCTGATTGCGAGGACGACTTCTACAGTGTGAATGGAG ATTTTACTCCGTCTCGTGGCAGCACTCCAAACTACCAACCCAGAACACAAACAGTTATGAGCAATGTCTTTGTACCTGATAATGTACAGAATTCCAAATCACCTGAACCTTCTCCAACTGGAAGGAgaaaactagccgagctcttgCAGGAGGCGATGCAGAATGGTTCCGAAGATAGCACCGATGCATCTGTTCCAGACATCAGCAAGAATGAGAAGCAGCAATTCCAGCCTGTTTCTGCAGCTGTGAAGCCAGTATCTGAGTCCAGCTCCACGTGTAGCACAGAACCGACGCCGATCAGAGAAGCGAAGAATCGCAAGGAGAAGGCGTGGTACACCGGTCGCTGTTGCTTGCCGGCTTTTGTTCATACCCTAGACTTAGATGAGAGGAGGCAGAAGATGACCCCTGGGCCTTGTGCTGTTTGA
- the LOC4327741 gene encoding transcription and mRNA export factor ENY2 isoform X2: MNSHFSWASINRPPTPNREEDPQKELSLREIINVKLVESGEKEKLMELLRERLVECGWRDEMKALCRAYARKKGRNNVTVDDLIHVITPKGRASVPDSVKAELLQRIQSFLMSSSSLR, translated from the exons ATGAATTCGCACTTTTC GTGGGCGTCGATTAATCGGCCGCCGACCCCGAATCGGGAGGAGGATCCGCAGAAGGAGCTTTCCCTCAGAGAAATCATCAACGTCAAG TTGGTAGAGAGTGGGGAGAAGGAGAAGCTGATGGAGCTCCTCCGGGAGCGGCTCGTCGAGTGCGGCTGGAGGGACGAGATGAAAGCTCTCTGCAG GGCCTATGCaaggaagaaaggaagaaaTAATGTTACAGTAGATGATCTTATTCATGTCATTACTCCAAAAGGAAGAG CATCAGTGCCTGATTCTGTGAAGGCAGAGCTCCTGCAACGCATCCAATCCTTTCTCATGTCTTCTTCCTCACTTCGGTAG
- the LOC4327741 gene encoding transcription and mRNA export factor ENY2 isoform X1: protein MEKEREPRNEAGSKQAGRGGESNPIMWASINRPPTPNREEDPQKELSLREIINVKLVESGEKEKLMELLRERLVECGWRDEMKALCRAYARKKGRNNVTVDDLIHVITPKGRASVPDSVKAELLQRIQSFLMSSSSLR from the exons ATGGAGAAAGAAAGGGAGCCACGAAACGAAGCTGGAAGCAAGCAAgcaggaaggggaggagaatcCAATCCAATCAT GTGGGCGTCGATTAATCGGCCGCCGACCCCGAATCGGGAGGAGGATCCGCAGAAGGAGCTTTCCCTCAGAGAAATCATCAACGTCAAG TTGGTAGAGAGTGGGGAGAAGGAGAAGCTGATGGAGCTCCTCCGGGAGCGGCTCGTCGAGTGCGGCTGGAGGGACGAGATGAAAGCTCTCTGCAG GGCCTATGCaaggaagaaaggaagaaaTAATGTTACAGTAGATGATCTTATTCATGTCATTACTCCAAAAGGAAGAG CATCAGTGCCTGATTCTGTGAAGGCAGAGCTCCTGCAACGCATCCAATCCTTTCTCATGTCTTCTTCCTCACTTCGGTAG
- the LOC4327742 gene encoding uncharacterized protein isoform X2: MPPPAGLLPWPAPSAARLAAPTRTRPPPRTRVRPPPPPAPPPPPPPRLEPVVVVAPSTTTATATLPPIITPTLSPSTSTCLECVHFNSCSGCTHEVDLDKPPVLQEVENFFKGHGVGDFTFSRGRLREWRCRAKLAIRGTPENPLIGLYQEGTHAVADIPECRAHHPSINATVKLLRQAISELNIEPFDEDASTGELRYVQMAVTTYNTSIPVAKRYEQGRVQVSLVWNSRDERSKNAEKLSLLSEFLWRNGGPRSNVHLIHSIWANFQTSTSNIIFGHKWRHLIGENDLWERYGGVDISLDPYSFGQANTLSFNALLHTLHKYVPRGSTVVDLYSGAGVIGLSLAASKKCRSVKCVEINKLSKMSFEKSASRLPPNLGCTITWHNTDASVEPVHWLEGSSVVIVDPPRKGLHPSVICALQKVALSERKAYKAKSTLTKVKDEKRPWILRAREAAVQVDSTPLEGSSETWPETLIYISCGWDSFKKDCKSLMSSKAWHLQNAHAFNFFPGTDSIEVLAIFKRESEAVQKKKKKAKKKKAK, encoded by the exons atgCCTCCACCGGCGGGGCTGCTCCCCTGgccggcgccgtccgccgcgcgcCTGGCCGCCCCGACCCGGacgcgccctcctcctcgcactcgcgttcgccctccaccccctcccgctcctcccccgccgccaccgcctcggctcgagcccgtcgtcgtcgtcgcgccgaGCACAACCACGGCCACCGCGACGCTGCCTCCCATCATCACCCCCACCTTgtccccctccacctccacgtgCCTCGAATGCGTCCACTTCAACTC GTGTTCGGGTTGCACGCACGAGGTGGATCTGGACAAGCCGCCGGTGCTGCAGGAGGTGGAGAATTTCTTCAAGGGTCACGGAGTTGGAGATTTCACCTTCAGCAGAGGCAGGCTG AGGGAGTGGCGGTGCCGTGCAAAGCTAGCTATACGTGGAACACCAGAGAACCCGTTGATTGGCCTATATCAGGAAGGGACACACGCTGTTGCAGATATTCCAGAGTGCAGAG CTCATCACCCAAGCATCAATGCTACTGTCAAGCTTCTAAGACAAG CTATATCTGAGTTGAATATTGAGCCATTTGATGAGGATGCGAGTACCGGCGAACTGAGATATGTGCAG ATGGCTGTGACAACGTATAACACATCTATTCCAGTTGCTAAAAGATATGAGCAAG GAAGAGTTCAAGTTTCGTTGGTTTGGAATTCAAGGGATGAGCGATCCAAAAATGCAGAGAAGTTGAGCTTGTTGTCAGAA TTCTTATGGAGAAATGGGGGACCAAGAAGTAATGTTCATCTGATTCACTCTATATGGGCTAATTTTCAGACATCAACCAGCAAT ATAATTTTTGGGCATAAATGGAGACATCTCATTGGGGAGAACGACTTATGGGAGCGTTATGGTGGAGTTGATATTTCTCTGGATCCTTATAGCTTTGGGCAGGCTAATACTTTG TCTTTTAATGCGTTACTGCATACGTTGCACAAATATGTACCACGTGGGTCAACAGTTGTTGACCTGTATTCTGGTGCTGGTGTTATTGGATTATCTCTTGCTGCTTCGAAGAAATGTAG GTCTGTGAAATGTGTTGAGATTAACAAATTGTCAAAAATGTCTTTTGAAAAATCAGCAAGCCGACTTCCCCCAAACCTGGGTTGTACCATAACTTGGCACAACACTGATGCTTCAGTT GAACCTGTTCATTGGCTCGAAGGGTCAAGTGTTGTTATTGTGGATCCACCCAGGAAAGGATTGCACCCCTCTGTTATCTGTGCTTTACAGAAAGTTGCTTTGTCCGAACGCAAGGCATATAAGGCGAAAAG TACACTTACAAAGGTCAAAGATGAGAAGAGGCCATGGATCCTAAGAGCAAGAGAGGCAGCTGTTCAGGTTGATAGTACACCATTGGAAGGAAGTAGTGAAACGTGGCCAGAAACTCTTATATACATTAGCTGCGGATGGGACAGTTTTAAGAAG GACTGCAAAAGCTTGATGTCCAGTAAGGCTTGGCATTTGCAGAATGCTCATGCTTTTAATTTCTTCCCTGGCACTGATAG CATCGAAGTGCTGGCAATCTTCAAACGAGAATCGGAAGCagttcaaaagaaaaagaagaaagctaAGAAGAAGAAAGCCAAGTAG
- the LOC4327742 gene encoding uncharacterized protein isoform X1, whose product MPPPAGLLPWPAPSAARLAAPTRTRPPPRTRVRPPPPPAPPPPPPPRLEPVVVVAPSTTTATATLPPIITPTLSPSTSTCLECVHFNSCSGCTHEVDLDKPPVLQEVENFFKGHGVGDFTFSRGRLREWRCRAKLAIRGTPENPLIGLYQEGTHAVADIPECRAHHPSINATVKLLRQAISELNIEPFDEDASTGELRYVQMAVTTYNTSIPVAKRYEQGRVQVSLVWNSRDERSKNAEKLSLLSEFLWRNGGPRSNVHLIHSIWANFQTSTSNIIFGHKWRHLIGENDLWERYGGVDISLDPYSFGQANTLSFNALLHTLHKYVPRGSTVVDLYSGAGVIGLSLAASKKCRSVKCVEINKLSKMSFEKSASRLPPNLGCTITWHNTDASVEPVHWLEGSSVVIVDPPRKGLHPSVICALQKVALSERKAYKAKSTLTKVKDEKRPWILRAREAAVQVDSTPLEGSSETWPETLIYISCGWDSFKKDCKSLMSSKAWHLQNAHAFNFFPGTDRGHMLGGAQDEHSLCVNKGHSSEALNMHTPSSVAIPLD is encoded by the exons atgCCTCCACCGGCGGGGCTGCTCCCCTGgccggcgccgtccgccgcgcgcCTGGCCGCCCCGACCCGGacgcgccctcctcctcgcactcgcgttcgccctccaccccctcccgctcctcccccgccgccaccgcctcggctcgagcccgtcgtcgtcgtcgcgccgaGCACAACCACGGCCACCGCGACGCTGCCTCCCATCATCACCCCCACCTTgtccccctccacctccacgtgCCTCGAATGCGTCCACTTCAACTC GTGTTCGGGTTGCACGCACGAGGTGGATCTGGACAAGCCGCCGGTGCTGCAGGAGGTGGAGAATTTCTTCAAGGGTCACGGAGTTGGAGATTTCACCTTCAGCAGAGGCAGGCTG AGGGAGTGGCGGTGCCGTGCAAAGCTAGCTATACGTGGAACACCAGAGAACCCGTTGATTGGCCTATATCAGGAAGGGACACACGCTGTTGCAGATATTCCAGAGTGCAGAG CTCATCACCCAAGCATCAATGCTACTGTCAAGCTTCTAAGACAAG CTATATCTGAGTTGAATATTGAGCCATTTGATGAGGATGCGAGTACCGGCGAACTGAGATATGTGCAG ATGGCTGTGACAACGTATAACACATCTATTCCAGTTGCTAAAAGATATGAGCAAG GAAGAGTTCAAGTTTCGTTGGTTTGGAATTCAAGGGATGAGCGATCCAAAAATGCAGAGAAGTTGAGCTTGTTGTCAGAA TTCTTATGGAGAAATGGGGGACCAAGAAGTAATGTTCATCTGATTCACTCTATATGGGCTAATTTTCAGACATCAACCAGCAAT ATAATTTTTGGGCATAAATGGAGACATCTCATTGGGGAGAACGACTTATGGGAGCGTTATGGTGGAGTTGATATTTCTCTGGATCCTTATAGCTTTGGGCAGGCTAATACTTTG TCTTTTAATGCGTTACTGCATACGTTGCACAAATATGTACCACGTGGGTCAACAGTTGTTGACCTGTATTCTGGTGCTGGTGTTATTGGATTATCTCTTGCTGCTTCGAAGAAATGTAG GTCTGTGAAATGTGTTGAGATTAACAAATTGTCAAAAATGTCTTTTGAAAAATCAGCAAGCCGACTTCCCCCAAACCTGGGTTGTACCATAACTTGGCACAACACTGATGCTTCAGTT GAACCTGTTCATTGGCTCGAAGGGTCAAGTGTTGTTATTGTGGATCCACCCAGGAAAGGATTGCACCCCTCTGTTATCTGTGCTTTACAGAAAGTTGCTTTGTCCGAACGCAAGGCATATAAGGCGAAAAG TACACTTACAAAGGTCAAAGATGAGAAGAGGCCATGGATCCTAAGAGCAAGAGAGGCAGCTGTTCAGGTTGATAGTACACCATTGGAAGGAAGTAGTGAAACGTGGCCAGAAACTCTTATATACATTAGCTGCGGATGGGACAGTTTTAAGAAG GACTGCAAAAGCTTGATGTCCAGTAAGGCTTGGCATTTGCAGAATGCTCATGCTTTTAATTTCTTCCCTGGCACTGATAG